One genomic segment of Chthoniobacterales bacterium includes these proteins:
- a CDS encoding metallopeptidase family protein: protein ERVSVFVEDRPGADDLAHGVGADWLGIFEGASHSYLDLPDPPRIRIWVDNLWTFAGGRERCFRREVRVTLLHEIGHYLGLDEAGVARLGLE from the coding sequence CGAGCGGGTGTCGGTGTTTGTCGAGGATCGGCCGGGGGCCGATGACCTGGCGCATGGCGTGGGGGCGGACTGGCTGGGGATTTTCGAGGGCGCGAGCCACTCCTACCTGGACCTGCCGGATCCGCCGCGCATCCGCATCTGGGTGGACAACCTGTGGACCTTTGCGGGCGGCCGCGAGCGCTGCTTCCGCCGGGAGGTGCGGGTGACCCTGCTGCACGAGATCGGGCATTACCTGGGGCTCGACGAAGCGGGCGTGGCGCGGCTGGGGCTGGAGTGA